A window of the Isosphaera pallida ATCC 43644 genome harbors these coding sequences:
- a CDS encoding DeoR/GlpR family DNA-binding transcription regulator: protein MLAEGRRHAILERIASRGFVTLAELVETLGISESTARRDLEMLERQGEVRRTHGGAVAADAERSLPAFDDRTATLAREKRAIGRAAADLIEDGESVLIDGGTTTYEVARALAGRPVQILTNSLPIAQLITAAPGRASDLILIGGFVYPRTGVALGPQAIAQMNALKVDRAVLGAGGVTSEGVYNSNLLLVETERAMMACAAEVVIVADHSKLNKTALSWLCGLDRISQLVTDSGASESARAFLEAAGTRVIIAPASSHTNPTEPGPNGRRRLDPLSRSVAP, encoded by the coding sequence ATGTTGGCCGAAGGCCGTCGTCACGCCATTTTGGAGCGGATCGCATCGCGGGGGTTTGTGACCCTTGCCGAGTTGGTTGAGACTTTGGGCATTTCCGAATCGACCGCCCGACGCGACCTGGAGATGCTGGAACGTCAAGGCGAAGTACGGCGGACTCACGGGGGGGCGGTGGCCGCCGACGCCGAGCGGTCGCTGCCAGCCTTCGACGACCGCACCGCCACCTTGGCGCGGGAGAAGCGCGCCATTGGCCGGGCGGCTGCCGACTTGATCGAGGATGGGGAAAGCGTCCTGATCGACGGAGGGACCACCACCTACGAGGTGGCCCGCGCCCTGGCGGGACGCCCGGTCCAGATTTTGACCAACAGCCTGCCGATCGCCCAACTCATCACCGCCGCTCCGGGACGCGCTTCGGATCTCATCTTGATCGGCGGCTTCGTTTATCCCCGCACCGGCGTGGCGCTGGGGCCTCAGGCGATTGCTCAGATGAACGCCCTCAAGGTCGATCGCGCGGTGCTGGGGGCGGGAGGGGTCACGTCCGAAGGGGTGTACAACTCGAATCTCCTGCTGGTCGAGACCGAACGGGCGATGATGGCCTGCGCCGCCGAGGTGGTGATCGTGGCCGATCATTCAAAGCTGAACAAAACCGCGCTTTCTTGGCTGTGCGGTTTGGATCGAATCAGCCAGCTTGTGACCGACAGTGGCGCGTCGGAGTCGGCCCGCGCGTTTCTGGAGGCGGCAGGAACGCGGGTCATCATCGCCCCGGCCTCGTCTCACACCAACCCCACTGAACCTGGCCCTAACGGTCGAAGGCGTCTCGATCCCCTCTCGCGGAGCGTTGCTCCATGA
- the folK gene encoding 2-amino-4-hydroxy-6-hydroxymethyldihydropteridine diphosphokinase, whose translation MRIWIGMGSNMGDRWEHLTAARAALAALPGVQLEAFSRFWSNPPIGGPQGQGTFLNAAAQLRLDDEANPKLSWLERAEWLLDQLQAIERQRGTAKTTRWDQRPLDLDLLLVGPEQVGSSARLRIPHPRMTHRRFVLVPLHEIAPHVAIPPLNRTVADLLTHLDRQPRIATIVGPDAPRFAQRLLDHLAHPIPPPNWIIRPLINDPNPPVPPSQITLIIHSQVVPPLRGHNHDHSLPEGWETIPQVRPEFDPLAEALAALASLDAAVIPASEQSHSPIADSLPPSFPAQEPGAG comes from the coding sequence ATGCGCATCTGGATCGGGATGGGCAGCAACATGGGTGACCGTTGGGAACACCTAACGGCCGCCCGCGCCGCTTTGGCGGCGCTCCCGGGAGTTCAGCTCGAAGCCTTCAGCCGCTTTTGGTCCAATCCACCAATCGGCGGTCCCCAGGGCCAGGGCACCTTCCTCAACGCCGCCGCCCAACTTCGACTCGACGACGAGGCCAACCCTAAGCTGTCCTGGCTCGAACGCGCTGAGTGGCTGCTGGACCAACTTCAGGCGATCGAACGCCAACGCGGCACCGCCAAAACCACCCGCTGGGACCAACGCCCACTCGACCTCGACCTCCTTTTGGTTGGTCCCGAGCAGGTCGGCTCCAGCGCGCGTCTTCGCATTCCCCACCCCCGCATGACCCATCGCCGGTTCGTCCTGGTTCCACTCCACGAGATCGCCCCCCACGTCGCAATCCCCCCCCTCAACCGAACCGTCGCCGACTTGCTGACCCACCTGGATCGACAGCCCCGAATCGCCACGATCGTCGGTCCCGACGCCCCTCGCTTCGCTCAACGCCTGCTCGACCACCTGGCCCATCCAATTCCCCCCCCCAACTGGATCATCCGCCCGCTCATCAACGATCCCAACCCTCCGGTTCCCCCCTCCCAAATCACCCTGATCATCCACTCCCAGGTGGTTCCCCCGCTCCGCGGCCACAATCACGATCACTCCCTTCCAGAGGGTTGGGAAACCATCCCTCAAGTCCGCCCCGAATTCGACCCCCTGGCCGAAGCCCTCGCCGCGCTCGCGTCGCTCGACGCAGCCGTCATCCCCGCGTCCGAACAATCCCATTCCCCAATCGCCGACTCTCTCCCACCCTCGTTCCCCGCGCAGGAACCCGGTGCAGGATGA
- a CDS encoding BMC domain-containing protein: protein MASGSALGLIETEGLVGLIDALDAMLKAADVKPVGPIIRLDGGLVSLMVSGDVSSVRAAVEAGAEAAARVGILKGAHVIPRPDPALIEAFTR from the coding sequence ATGGCGAGCGGTTCGGCGTTGGGGTTGATCGAGACGGAGGGTCTGGTGGGTCTGATCGACGCCCTGGACGCCATGCTCAAAGCGGCCGACGTCAAGCCGGTCGGGCCGATCATCCGGCTGGACGGCGGCTTGGTCAGCCTGATGGTGAGTGGCGACGTCTCCAGCGTCCGCGCGGCGGTCGAGGCCGGGGCCGAGGCGGCCGCGCGGGTCGGTATCCTCAAGGGAGCCCATGTGATCCCCCGTCCCGACCCGGCGTTGATCGAAGCATTCACCCGCTGA
- a CDS encoding LL-diaminopimelate aminotransferase yields MSSTAASTTPPFVKSERLRRLPPYLFAEIDRKKKAALAEGRDIINLGVGDPDRPTPKVIVESLQRHVENPAFHQYALDQGAPELRQTIAAFFERRYGVALDPNREILPLIGSKEGLAHFPLAVLNPGEIALVPDPCYPVYRSASQFAGADVYTMPLWPSNGFLPDLDAIPADVYHRARLMFLNYPNNPTAALADLGFYEKVVARARQYGFVVAGDAAYNEVWFDQPAPSLLQVPGAREVAVEFHSLSKTFNMTGWRVGFAVGHPDMIAALAQVKANTDSGIFTAIQFAAITALEQFDDLVPPIRALYKDRRDQFLARLASYGLTVSTPQATFYVWIPCPEGQDSTSFCGQLLDQANVVTTPGVGFGKAGEGYVRAALTVETSRLLEAADRIGQLLRSQ; encoded by the coding sequence ATGTCATCCACCGCCGCCTCCACCACCCCGCCTTTCGTCAAGTCGGAACGGCTGCGCCGTTTGCCTCCTTACCTGTTTGCCGAAATCGACCGCAAAAAGAAAGCGGCCCTCGCCGAAGGTCGGGACATCATTAACCTCGGCGTGGGCGACCCCGATCGCCCGACCCCCAAGGTGATCGTCGAAAGCCTGCAACGCCATGTGGAAAATCCGGCGTTCCATCAGTACGCGCTGGATCAGGGCGCGCCCGAGCTGCGCCAGACGATCGCCGCCTTCTTCGAGCGGCGCTACGGCGTCGCCCTGGACCCCAACCGCGAAATTCTGCCGCTGATCGGCTCCAAGGAAGGGTTGGCCCACTTCCCTCTAGCAGTCCTCAACCCCGGCGAAATCGCTTTGGTGCCCGACCCGTGCTACCCGGTCTACCGCTCGGCCAGCCAGTTCGCCGGGGCCGACGTGTACACCATGCCGCTTTGGCCCTCCAACGGCTTCCTGCCCGACCTGGACGCAATCCCCGCCGACGTGTACCACCGCGCCCGCCTGATGTTCCTCAACTATCCCAACAACCCCACCGCCGCTCTTGCCGACCTTGGCTTTTACGAGAAGGTCGTCGCCCGGGCGCGTCAATACGGCTTCGTGGTCGCCGGCGACGCCGCCTACAATGAAGTGTGGTTCGACCAACCCGCCCCCAGCCTGCTGCAAGTCCCCGGGGCCCGCGAGGTCGCCGTGGAGTTCCATAGCCTCTCGAAAACCTTCAACATGACCGGCTGGCGAGTCGGTTTTGCCGTGGGCCACCCCGACATGATCGCGGCGCTGGCCCAGGTCAAAGCCAACACCGATTCGGGGATCTTCACCGCCATTCAGTTCGCCGCCATCACCGCGCTGGAACAGTTCGACGACCTGGTGCCCCCCATCCGAGCGCTCTACAAGGATCGCCGCGACCAGTTCCTCGCCCGTCTGGCCAGCTACGGTCTAACGGTCTCGACGCCACAAGCCACCTTTTATGTTTGGATTCCCTGCCCTGAAGGCCAAGACTCGACCAGCTTCTGTGGCCAATTGCTGGACCAGGCCAACGTGGTGACCACGCCGGGCGTCGGCTTCGGCAAGGCGGGCGAAGGATATGTTCGGGCCGCGTTGACCGTGGAGACTTCCCGGTTGCTCGAAGCCGCCGATCGGATCGGCCAGCTGCTGCGGAGCCAATGA
- a CDS encoding acetate/propionate family kinase: MKILVANLGSTSFKYRVYDLGDPSEPLLARGAVERIGSEIATVRIPAAADGSAPAWEETRPIKDHAEALAICLNHLSHPDHGVIESEADLAAIGFKAVHARGISGVQRIDHTVLEAMEAFNAVAPAHNPPYVRAMRDLAARFPSLPLVAAFETDFHRDIPEFRQVYAIPSDFRALGVRRYGFHGASHRYIAGRIAQLLGRTDLKVISCHLGGSSSVCAIEAGQSRAASMGMSPQSGLPQNNRVGDFDPFALPYLIQETGKTLDEILQILASRSGLAALSEGSGDLRDIEADAARGVLGARLALDHYIDGIRQLLGSYFVILGGADVIVFTGGIGENSQVVRAGVCGGLDWFGIQADEQRNREARGEASFHAANSRVQLWTVPTNEELVVARQTRDLLIQATSC; the protein is encoded by the coding sequence ATGAAAATTCTGGTCGCCAACCTGGGCAGCACAAGTTTCAAGTACCGGGTCTACGACCTGGGCGATCCCTCTGAACCTCTGTTGGCCCGCGGCGCGGTCGAACGGATTGGTTCGGAGATCGCCACGGTGCGGATTCCTGCCGCTGCTGATGGTTCCGCGCCCGCTTGGGAGGAAACCCGGCCAATCAAGGACCACGCCGAGGCACTGGCGATTTGTCTGAACCACCTGAGCCACCCGGACCACGGCGTGATCGAGTCGGAAGCGGATCTCGCCGCCATTGGCTTCAAGGCGGTTCATGCGCGGGGCATCAGCGGCGTTCAGCGGATCGATCACACGGTACTGGAGGCGATGGAGGCATTCAACGCGGTCGCCCCCGCGCACAATCCGCCTTATGTCCGAGCGATGCGCGACCTGGCGGCGCGGTTTCCCTCGCTGCCGCTGGTGGCGGCGTTCGAGACCGATTTCCACCGCGACATCCCTGAGTTTCGTCAAGTGTACGCGATTCCCTCCGATTTCCGTGCGCTTGGCGTGAGGCGCTACGGATTCCACGGAGCCAGCCACCGTTATATCGCCGGTCGGATCGCGCAGCTGTTAGGCCGAACCGACCTCAAGGTGATTTCCTGTCACCTTGGGGGCAGTTCGTCGGTCTGCGCGATCGAGGCGGGACAATCCCGGGCGGCCAGCATGGGGATGAGTCCCCAATCGGGCCTGCCCCAAAACAACCGGGTAGGCGACTTCGACCCGTTTGCCCTGCCTTATCTGATCCAGGAGACTGGCAAGACGCTCGACGAGATTTTGCAAATCCTCGCCTCTCGCTCTGGCCTGGCAGCCTTGAGCGAAGGCAGCGGCGACCTGCGGGACATCGAAGCGGACGCCGCTCGGGGCGTGTTGGGAGCCCGCCTGGCGCTCGATCATTATATCGACGGCATTCGGCAACTTTTGGGTTCCTATTTCGTGATCCTTGGAGGAGCCGATGTGATTGTGTTCACCGGGGGCATCGGCGAGAACTCGCAGGTGGTGCGGGCCGGCGTATGCGGCGGTCTGGACTGGTTTGGCATTCAGGCCGACGAGCAACGCAACCGCGAGGCGCGGGGCGAGGCGTCGTTCCACGCCGCGAATTCACGGGTGCAGCTTTGGACCGTCCCGACCAACGAGGAACTCGTGGTAGCGCGACAAACCCGCGACCTGTTGATTCAGGCCACCTCATGCTGA
- a CDS encoding malate dehydrogenase — translation MRVAIIGGGGLVGSCAGFALQCGGIVSELDLIDVNGDLVKGHTLDLLHGASLAADQRIRNSGYEVIPHCDLVIITAGLRRKPDESRLDLINRNTQLFLTILDQVKAAGLSQEAVVLVVSNPVDILTYVAAHKLGLSWSRVMGLGTVLDTARFRSLIAEAMSLPATQVSATILGEHGDSMVPIWSHAQIAGMPLSHYPGWSTQLGDQLFQRTRGGGAEAIKLKGGAGFAVGLSIREVVHAVALDSKRILPVSSVIQGAYGIRDVALSVPTIVGRSGVVAQLQLELSPRETSALQSSARVLRETINQVIAANPDAAAATASRPASPSPAASKAVSTSGRGMVRVTMGGSGR, via the coding sequence ATGCGCGTGGCGATCATCGGCGGCGGCGGACTGGTGGGCAGTTGCGCTGGCTTCGCGTTGCAGTGCGGCGGAATCGTCTCAGAACTCGACCTTATCGACGTCAACGGCGATCTGGTCAAGGGGCACACGTTGGATCTGCTTCACGGCGCGTCGTTGGCAGCCGATCAACGCATCCGCAACTCCGGCTACGAGGTGATTCCCCACTGCGACCTGGTGATCATCACCGCAGGTCTGCGACGCAAGCCAGACGAGTCGCGTCTGGATTTGATCAACCGCAACACGCAGCTGTTCTTGACGATTTTGGATCAGGTCAAGGCGGCCGGTCTGTCTCAGGAGGCGGTGGTTCTGGTGGTCTCCAATCCGGTAGACATCTTGACCTATGTGGCGGCTCATAAGCTTGGGTTGTCCTGGTCGCGGGTGATGGGATTGGGGACGGTGCTGGACACTGCGCGGTTTCGCTCGCTGATCGCGGAGGCGATGAGCCTGCCGGCGACCCAGGTCTCCGCGACGATTCTGGGCGAACATGGCGACAGCATGGTGCCGATTTGGTCGCACGCCCAAATCGCGGGGATGCCCCTGAGCCATTACCCCGGTTGGTCCACCCAGCTGGGCGATCAACTGTTCCAACGAACCCGGGGCGGCGGGGCCGAAGCGATCAAGCTCAAGGGCGGGGCGGGCTTCGCAGTCGGGCTGTCGATCCGCGAGGTGGTCCACGCCGTGGCCCTCGACTCGAAGCGGATCCTGCCAGTCTCCTCGGTCATTCAAGGCGCTTACGGCATCCGCGACGTGGCCCTGTCGGTGCCAACGATTGTGGGACGCTCGGGGGTCGTGGCCCAACTGCAGCTGGAACTCAGCCCCCGCGAGACCTCCGCGCTGCAAAGCTCAGCGCGGGTGCTGCGCGAGACCATCAACCAGGTGATCGCCGCCAACCCCGACGCCGCGGCCGCGACGGCCAGCCGTCCCGCCTCCCCAAGTCCCGCTGCCTCCAAGGCGGTCTCCACCAGCGGACGCGGAATGGTTCGGGTGACTATGGGCGGCTCAGGTCGCTGA
- a CDS encoding EutN/CcmL family microcompartment protein gives MQVGQVVGRATSTIKHPTLKGERLLVVQLLDAQGNPEGEPILVFDRLGAGIGDHVVATNDGLEMQTLLGKTTPARWSVLALPDPIGSDQSRPAPAPGQSHR, from the coding sequence ATGCAAGTGGGCCAGGTGGTAGGACGAGCGACCTCCACGATCAAGCATCCCACGTTGAAAGGCGAACGGCTGCTGGTCGTTCAACTGCTCGACGCCCAAGGCAACCCCGAAGGCGAGCCGATCCTGGTGTTTGACCGCCTCGGCGCGGGGATCGGCGACCACGTGGTGGCCACCAACGACGGCCTGGAAATGCAAACCCTACTGGGTAAGACCACACCCGCCCGCTGGAGCGTTCTGGCCTTGCCCGACCCTATCGGCTCGGACCAATCCCGCCCTGCTCCAGCTCCAGGCCAGTCGCATCGTTGA
- the pduL gene encoding phosphate propanoyltransferase yields MTMLAPSQTGPNGRLARDQIEAVVRAVLARRLAGESSAGLQRSVTPGPTKPNLVVNISARHCHLTQKTVDRLFGPGYQLTKMRSLYQETDFAANETVAIVGPRRRVIPDLRILGPCRDFDQVELALTDAISLGLEIPVRLSGDIEGTPGALLVGPKGSVELEKGVIRAERHVHMNPDHAAYYGVKPLDRMNLRVYGRCPTTLEGVLVRVNPAWKLEVHIDTDEANACDLTRADKVELVKP; encoded by the coding sequence ATGACCATGCTTGCTCCCTCCCAGACCGGCCCCAACGGCCGCCTCGCCCGTGATCAAATCGAGGCGGTGGTCCGAGCGGTCCTGGCTCGTCGTCTCGCGGGCGAGTCGTCGGCTGGCCTTCAACGTAGTGTCACCCCTGGACCGACCAAACCCAATCTCGTCGTCAACATCTCAGCGCGTCACTGTCACTTGACTCAAAAAACAGTCGATCGGCTGTTTGGTCCCGGATATCAACTGACCAAGATGCGCTCGCTCTACCAGGAAACTGACTTCGCCGCCAACGAAACGGTGGCGATCGTCGGCCCACGGCGTCGGGTGATTCCCGACCTACGGATTTTGGGACCCTGCCGCGACTTCGACCAAGTGGAACTGGCCTTGACCGACGCGATCAGCCTGGGCTTGGAGATCCCAGTTCGGCTCTCGGGCGACATCGAGGGAACTCCCGGCGCGTTGTTGGTTGGTCCCAAAGGGTCGGTGGAATTGGAGAAAGGGGTGATTCGAGCCGAGCGACATGTCCATATGAACCCCGACCACGCTGCGTATTACGGAGTCAAGCCCTTGGATCGGATGAATCTGAGGGTTTATGGCCGGTGTCCGACCACCTTGGAAGGGGTTTTGGTGCGGGTCAACCCGGCCTGGAAGCTGGAGGTCCACATCGACACCGACGAAGCCAACGCCTGCGACCTGACCCGAGCCGACAAGGTGGAACTGGTCAAGCCCTAA
- a CDS encoding class II aldolase/adducin family protein has translation MSDYPAVNEWKTRQFMCEVGRRIYAKGFAAANDGNISFRLSEDRVLCSPTRVSKGFMKPDDLCIVDLDGVQISGKRKRSSEILLHLTIMKTRPDVRAVVHCHPPHATAFAVAHEPIPKCTMPEFEVFLGEVAISPYETPGGQSFADTVIPYVKDTDTILLANHGTVTCGTDLEDAYFKTEIIDAYCRILILARQLGRVQYYPDEKAAELIRLKPNLGIRDVRLELGLENCDLCGNSLFREGYSDFKPEPYAFRHPRLGGDATGIGPVAGPHSTNANANVNANASPPIQVQPGSPEFEQMVQMITDEIMGHLAGRSTSVSASAAASNPGGC, from the coding sequence ATGAGCGACTATCCGGCGGTCAACGAGTGGAAGACGCGGCAGTTCATGTGCGAGGTGGGCCGGCGGATTTACGCCAAAGGGTTCGCCGCGGCCAACGACGGCAACATCTCGTTCCGTTTGAGCGAGGATCGGGTGCTGTGTTCGCCCACTCGGGTTTCCAAAGGGTTCATGAAGCCAGACGACCTGTGCATCGTCGATCTGGACGGCGTTCAGATTTCGGGCAAGCGCAAGCGTTCCAGCGAGATTCTGCTGCACTTGACGATCATGAAAACCCGTCCCGACGTTCGCGCGGTGGTCCACTGCCACCCGCCCCACGCGACCGCCTTCGCCGTCGCCCACGAACCAATCCCCAAATGCACCATGCCGGAGTTCGAGGTCTTCCTGGGCGAAGTGGCGATCAGCCCCTACGAGACCCCCGGCGGCCAGAGCTTCGCGGATACGGTCATCCCCTACGTGAAGGACACCGACACGATCCTCTTGGCCAACCACGGCACCGTCACCTGTGGGACTGACCTGGAGGACGCCTACTTCAAAACGGAAATCATTGACGCCTATTGCCGTATTCTGATCCTGGCCAGACAACTGGGACGAGTGCAATACTACCCAGACGAGAAAGCCGCCGAACTGATCCGGCTCAAGCCCAACCTGGGCATCCGCGACGTGCGGTTGGAACTGGGTCTGGAAAACTGCGACCTGTGCGGCAACAGCCTGTTCCGCGAGGGTTACTCTGACTTCAAACCCGAACCCTACGCCTTCCGCCATCCCCGACTCGGCGGCGACGCCACCGGTATTGGACCTGTCGCAGGACCCCACTCCACCAACGCGAACGCTAACGTCAACGCCAACGCCTCCCCCCCAATCCAGGTCCAACCCGGGTCTCCCGAATTTGAACAGATGGTGCAAATGATCACCGACGAAATCATGGGACATTTAGCCGGCCGGTCCACGTCGGTCTCAGCGTCGGCCGCAGCGTCCAATCCGGGAGGATGTTGA
- a CDS encoding EutN/CcmL family microcompartment protein has product MRIGQVIGRVTLNRAVHGFVGARLPILEPLPFEALANPAAPRARRSEEVVAYDDLGAGTGLLVGFSEGREAANPFGENPIAVDAYVACLLDQVDIVLPRR; this is encoded by the coding sequence ATGAGAATTGGTCAAGTGATTGGACGAGTCACCCTCAACCGCGCGGTTCACGGTTTCGTCGGTGCGCGGTTGCCGATTTTGGAGCCGTTGCCTTTCGAGGCGCTGGCCAACCCGGCCGCGCCGCGAGCGCGTCGTTCCGAGGAGGTGGTGGCCTACGACGACCTGGGAGCCGGCACGGGTCTTTTGGTTGGCTTCAGCGAGGGCCGCGAGGCAGCCAACCCCTTTGGCGAGAACCCCATCGCGGTGGACGCCTATGTCGCCTGCCTGCTCGATCAGGTTGACATCGTTTTGCCCCGCCGCTGA
- a CDS encoding EutN/CcmL family microcompartment protein translates to MFLAKVTGNVVATQKVASMTGHKLLTVEPYRVDETRRDRLVPTGRTFVVVDTLGAGVDDFVLICQGSSARLTPETAKLPIDAVVIGLVDTVDVGGSVVYQR, encoded by the coding sequence ATGTTCCTCGCTAAGGTGACCGGCAATGTGGTGGCCACTCAAAAGGTGGCGAGCATGACCGGCCATAAACTGTTGACCGTCGAGCCCTACCGAGTGGACGAGACCCGCCGCGATCGCCTGGTGCCTACCGGGCGGACCTTCGTGGTGGTGGACACCCTGGGGGCCGGAGTGGATGATTTTGTATTGATTTGTCAAGGTTCCTCGGCCCGGCTCACCCCCGAAACCGCCAAGCTACCGATCGACGCGGTGGTCATTGGTCTGGTGGACACGGTCGATGTGGGCGGGTCGGTGGTTTACCAACGTTGA
- a CDS encoding aldehyde dehydrogenase, which produces MQPSQTEELIRSVVQQVLSQMGTVFPGGLPGVGSGRLGVFPTVDAAAHAARDAFQRFRGRPLADRRRAIDVIRKVVIEGAEELGSMELAETKIGRRDHKIEKLVSAGQKIPGVEYLRTDNVSGDLGITLTDYAPFGVVGAVTPVTHSLPTLAGNAINILAAGNTVVFHPHPSGVGVALEGVRRFNQGIREAIGLENLITIVESPTLESAQQLFDHREVDLLLVTGGPAVARAALSSRKRAIVAGPGNPPVVVDATACLDNAARSIVTGAAYDNNLLCIGEKQVFAPSNVLDRLMDRMARYGGHRLDARQIEALTAAAFKTGEGGQPTLNKELVGQDPAVLAAHAGLSIPSGVQLLFGETPADHPFVQLEQMMPFVPFVRTADLDQAIEQAHRSEHGYGHTAVLHSRDTATMTRMGRLMNCTIFVINGPCTAGLGGGGEGVLSYSIAGPTGEGVTTPLTFCRQQRTAVVGAMRFL; this is translated from the coding sequence ATGCAACCATCCCAGACCGAGGAATTGATTCGCAGTGTGGTTCAACAGGTGTTGAGCCAAATGGGCACCGTGTTTCCCGGCGGGTTGCCTGGGGTTGGGTCGGGACGATTGGGGGTGTTTCCCACGGTGGACGCCGCCGCCCACGCGGCCCGTGACGCCTTCCAACGCTTCCGCGGCCGCCCGCTGGCCGATCGTCGCCGGGCGATCGACGTGATTCGCAAAGTGGTGATTGAGGGTGCCGAAGAACTCGGGTCGATGGAGCTGGCCGAAACCAAGATCGGCCGGCGCGATCATAAGATTGAGAAACTCGTCAGTGCTGGTCAAAAGATTCCCGGCGTTGAATATCTACGAACCGACAACGTCTCAGGGGATCTTGGCATCACTCTCACCGATTACGCTCCGTTTGGGGTCGTCGGCGCGGTCACGCCGGTGACCCACTCGCTGCCGACCCTGGCGGGCAACGCGATTAACATCCTGGCGGCGGGCAACACCGTTGTCTTCCACCCGCATCCTTCGGGGGTTGGGGTGGCTTTGGAGGGAGTCCGGCGGTTCAACCAGGGCATCCGCGAGGCGATCGGGCTGGAGAACCTCATCACCATTGTCGAGAGCCCCACCCTCGAATCAGCCCAACAGCTTTTCGACCATCGCGAGGTCGATCTGCTGCTGGTTACGGGCGGTCCCGCCGTGGCCCGCGCGGCGCTGAGCTCCCGCAAGCGGGCGATCGTGGCCGGGCCGGGCAACCCGCCGGTGGTGGTGGACGCCACCGCCTGCCTGGACAACGCCGCCCGCTCGATCGTCACCGGGGCGGCCTATGACAACAATTTGTTGTGCATCGGCGAGAAACAGGTCTTTGCGCCCTCGAACGTGCTGGACCGTCTGATGGATCGCATGGCGCGTTACGGCGGCCATCGTCTCGACGCGCGGCAAATCGAGGCACTGACCGCCGCGGCCTTCAAAACGGGGGAGGGGGGCCAGCCGACGCTCAACAAGGAGCTGGTAGGTCAGGATCCCGCCGTGCTGGCAGCTCACGCCGGTCTGTCGATTCCCTCGGGGGTTCAACTTCTCTTTGGAGAAACGCCCGCCGATCACCCGTTCGTGCAACTTGAACAGATGATGCCATTTGTGCCGTTCGTGCGAACCGCCGACCTCGATCAGGCGATCGAACAGGCCCATCGCAGCGAACACGGCTACGGCCACACCGCGGTTCTGCACTCGCGCGACACCGCCACGATGACGCGGATGGGTCGGTTGATGAACTGCACGATCTTCGTCATCAACGGTCCCTGCACCGCCGGTTTAGGCGGGGGCGGCGAGGGCGTGTTGTCCTACTCAATCGCCGGACCGACCGGCGAGGGGGTCACCACCCCATTGACTTTCTGCCGTCAACAACGCACCGCGGTGGTGGGCGCGATGCGTTTTCTCTGA
- a CDS encoding BMC domain-containing protein, whose amino-acid sequence MASASNEALGMIETRGFVALVEATDAMLKAANVRLAGWDKVGSGLVTAFVVGDVAAVKAAIDAGSAAAGRIGEVVSVQVIPRPHEDLGGVLKLGQKGG is encoded by the coding sequence ATGGCCTCAGCGAGCAACGAAGCGCTCGGGATGATCGAGACCAGGGGGTTTGTGGCCCTGGTCGAAGCGACCGACGCGATGCTAAAGGCGGCCAATGTGCGGTTGGCCGGTTGGGACAAGGTGGGTAGCGGTTTGGTGACCGCCTTCGTGGTGGGCGATGTCGCGGCCGTTAAAGCGGCGATCGACGCGGGATCAGCCGCGGCGGGCCGCATCGGCGAAGTCGTGAGCGTTCAGGTGATTCCCCGTCCTCACGAAGACCTAGGTGGCGTGCTGAAACTCGGCCAAAAGGGAGGCTGA
- a CDS encoding BMC domain-containing protein: MSNGGAAQSPASASPAPAPAARGGNDALGLVETKGLVGLIEGTDAMLKAANVTLAGRVQVGGGFVTTMVRGDVGSVRAAVEAGAEAAGRVGELVSAHVIPRPDPSLLKVFLA; encoded by the coding sequence ATGTCCAACGGTGGCGCTGCGCAATCCCCCGCGTCGGCCAGTCCCGCTCCTGCTCCCGCGGCCCGCGGCGGCAACGACGCGCTGGGTCTGGTCGAGACCAAGGGTCTAGTCGGCCTGATCGAAGGAACCGACGCGATGCTCAAAGCGGCCAACGTGACCCTGGCCGGGCGGGTCCAAGTCGGCGGTGGCTTCGTGACCACGATGGTCCGCGGCGACGTCGGCTCGGTCCGCGCGGCGGTCGAAGCCGGAGCCGAGGCCGCGGGCCGTGTGGGCGAACTTGTCTCGGCCCACGTCATCCCCCGGCCCGATCCCTCCCTCCTCAAGGTCTTTCTGGCCTGA